One genomic region from Tachysurus fulvidraco isolate hzauxx_2018 chromosome 14, HZAU_PFXX_2.0, whole genome shotgun sequence encodes:
- the LOC113655986 gene encoding rhodopsin produces the protein MNGTEGPNFYVPMSNKTGLVRSPFEEPQYYLAEPWKYSLLAAYMLFLMITAFPINFLTLYITVKHKKLRTPLNYILLNLAVAGLFMVFGGFTVTFFTALHGYFVLGVTGCNIEGFFATMGGEIGLWSLVVLAIERYIVVCKPVSSFRFGDKHAIIGVGFTWIMALTCAGPPLFGWSRYIPEGMQCSCGIDYYTPKPEYNNVSFVIYMFILHFSIPLLIIFFCYSRLLCTVRAAAAQQQESESTQRAEKEVTRIVVVMVIAFLVCWLPYASVAWYIFANQGSEFGPVFMTVPAFFAKSSAFYNPVIYIFLNRQFRNYMMVTLCCGKNPLDEDETSTTSSAKTQTSVVTTSQVAPA, from the exons ATGAACGGGACGGAGGGTCCAAACTTCTACGTGCCGATGTCTAATAAGACAGGCTTGGTGCGGAGCCCTTTCGAGGAGCCTCAGTACTACCTCGCCGAGCCGTGGAAGTATTCTCTGCTAGCCGCCTACATGCTTTTCCTCATGATCACCGCCTTCCCGATTAACTTCCTCACActttacatcacagtgaaacACAAGAAACTCCGCACACCGCTTAACTACATTCTTCTGAACCTGGCTGTTGCCGGTTTGTTCATGGTCTTCGGAGGCTTCACGGTCACTTTCTTCACTGCCCTGCATGGCTATTTTGTCCTGGGTGTAACTGGGTGCAATATTGAGGGTTTTTTTGCCACCATGGGAG gAGAGATTGGCCTGTGGTCCTTGGTAGTTTTGGCTATTGAGCGCTACATTGTGGTGTGTAAGCCGGTGTCCTCATTTCGTTTCGGAGATAAACACGCCATCATTGGAGTTGGCTTCACTTGGATCATGGCCCTCACCTGTGCTGGCCCACCTCTGTTTGGTTGGTCCAG GTATATTCCAGAAGGGATGCAGTGTTCATGTGGAATAGATTACTACACCCCAAAGCCTGAATACAACAACGTATCATTTGTCATCTACATGTTCATCCTCCATTTTTCCATTCCGCTCCTGATCATCTTCTTCTGTTACAGCCGCCTTCTCTGCACTGTTCGCGCG GCTGCAGCTCAGCAGCAGGAGTCGGAGAGCACTCAGAGGGCAGAGAAAGAGGTCACCCGGATTGTGGTCGTTATGGTGATCGCATTCCTGGTGTGCTGGTTGCCGTATGCCAGCGTTGCATGGTACATATTCGCCAACCAAGGCTCTGAGTTCGGACCCGTTTTCATGACCGTGCCGGCTTTCTTCGCCAAGAGTTCAGCCTTTTACAACCCCGTCATTTACATCTTCCTCAATAGACAG TTCAGGAACTACATGATGGTCACCCTGTGCTGTGGAAAGAACCCACTTGATGAAGATGAGACCAGCACCACGTCCTCTGCGAAGACCCAGACCTCTGTGGTCACAACAAGCCAGGTAGCCCCTGCCTGA